From a single Bacillus sp. NEB1478 genomic region:
- the ligA gene encoding NAD-dependent DNA ligase LigA has translation MNEERAKERVLELRELLEKYSYEYHVLDKPTVPDAEYDQLLQELIELENNHPELHDEHSPTVRVGGAVLDFFVKVEHTVPMLSLGNAFNDQDLRDFDRRVREGVGDNVTYVAELKIDGLAVSLTYENGKFIRGATRGDGTIGEDITNNLKTIRSIPFKLKENVMLEVRGEAFMPKKSFQKLNEKREEEGQELFANPRNAAAGSLRQLDPKIAASRNLDIFLYGVGKLEGHSVDSHDESLKFLSHLGFKTNPEWKKCENIDEVIDFVNGWQEKRPDLPYEIDGIVIKVNSLYQQEELGFTAKSPRWATAYKFPAEEVVTKLEGIELSVGRTGVVTPTALLQPVLVAGTTVKRASLHNEDLIREKDIKIGDYVVVKKAGDIIPEVVNVITERRTGDETDFHMPTECPECESKLERLEGEVALRCLNPQCPAQIREGFIHFVSRNAMNIDGLGEKVVAQLFKEKLIDNVADLYKLDRDKLLELERMGEKSADNLLAAIEKSKENSLERLLFGLGIRHVGAKAAKTIAQRFETIEAIMTAEKEELLSVEEIGEKMAESIVLYFSKPEVKELMDELRDLGVNMTYKGPKLVKAEDLDTPFAGKTVVLTGKLSILTRNDAKEKLERLGAKVTGSVSKNTDMLIAGEDAGSKLDKAKSLGVEVWDEQQLIDELNK, from the coding sequence TTGAACGAAGAACGTGCGAAAGAACGAGTCCTGGAACTCCGGGAGCTTTTAGAAAAATATAGTTACGAATATCATGTGCTGGACAAACCGACCGTCCCTGATGCGGAATACGACCAGCTTTTACAAGAACTGATCGAGCTAGAAAATAACCACCCAGAACTGCATGACGAGCATTCACCTACAGTACGTGTAGGTGGTGCCGTTTTGGATTTCTTTGTAAAGGTAGAACACACTGTTCCGATGCTTAGCCTTGGAAATGCATTTAACGACCAAGATCTTCGTGATTTTGACCGCCGTGTACGTGAAGGTGTTGGGGATAACGTAACGTATGTTGCTGAACTGAAAATTGATGGTCTCGCGGTTTCACTTACTTATGAAAACGGAAAATTCATTCGGGGAGCAACACGCGGAGATGGCACAATCGGAGAAGACATTACGAACAATTTAAAGACAATTCGTTCCATTCCTTTTAAGCTGAAAGAAAATGTGATGCTCGAAGTGCGCGGGGAAGCGTTTATGCCGAAGAAATCTTTTCAGAAGCTGAATGAAAAGCGTGAAGAAGAAGGTCAGGAACTGTTTGCGAATCCTAGAAATGCAGCGGCAGGATCGCTGCGTCAGCTGGATCCAAAAATTGCGGCAAGCCGTAACCTCGATATCTTTTTATACGGAGTAGGAAAGCTGGAAGGCCATTCGGTAGATTCGCATGATGAGAGTTTGAAATTTTTAAGCCACCTTGGATTCAAAACAAATCCTGAGTGGAAAAAGTGTGAAAACATCGACGAAGTGATTGATTTTGTGAACGGCTGGCAGGAAAAACGGCCAGACCTCCCATATGAAATCGACGGTATCGTTATTAAAGTCAATTCTCTTTATCAGCAAGAAGAATTAGGTTTTACAGCGAAAAGTCCGCGCTGGGCGACTGCATATAAGTTTCCTGCTGAGGAAGTAGTGACAAAGCTTGAAGGCATCGAGCTGAGTGTCGGACGTACAGGTGTTGTAACGCCAACTGCCTTGCTTCAGCCTGTTTTAGTAGCAGGAACGACGGTGAAGCGCGCTTCACTACATAATGAGGATTTAATTCGCGAAAAAGACATCAAGATCGGTGATTATGTGGTCGTGAAAAAAGCCGGCGACATTATCCCGGAAGTTGTGAATGTCATTACAGAGCGCCGAACAGGAGACGAAACAGATTTTCATATGCCAACAGAGTGTCCAGAATGCGAAAGTAAGCTTGAACGCCTGGAAGGGGAAGTGGCATTACGCTGTTTGAACCCGCAATGTCCTGCTCAGATCCGAGAAGGATTCATTCACTTTGTTTCACGTAATGCAATGAATATTGATGGACTTGGTGAAAAAGTAGTAGCGCAGCTTTTTAAGGAAAAGCTGATTGATAATGTTGCAGATTTGTACAAATTAGATCGTGATAAACTATTAGAATTAGAACGTATGGGAGAAAAATCGGCAGATAATCTGCTTGCTGCCATCGAAAAATCAAAAGAAAATTCATTAGAGCGACTTCTTTTTGGACTTGGAATCCGTCATGTAGGAGCGAAAGCGGCAAAGACGATCGCGCAGCGCTTTGAAACGATTGAAGCAATAATGACTGCCGAAAAAGAAGAACTGCTCTCAGTTGAAGAAATCGGTGAAAAGATGGCCGAGTCAATTGTTCTCTATTTTTCTAAGCCAGAAGTGAAAGAACTGATGGACGAGCTTCGTGACCTTGGTGTGAATATGACGTACAAAGGACCGAAACTTGTAAAAGCAGAAGACTTAGACACGCCATTTGCTGGAAAAACCGTCGTATTAACAGGAAAACTTTCGATTTTAACAAGAAATGATGCGAAAGAAAAATTAGAGCGCTTAGGAGCGAAAGTGACAGGAAGCGTGAGTAAAAATACTGATATGCTGATTGCCGGAGAAGATGCTGGATCCAAACTTGATAAAGCAAAATCACTAGGCGTTGAAGTATGGGATGAGCAGCAACTGATTGATGAGCTTAATAAATAA
- a CDS encoding CamS family sex pheromone protein, giving the protein MIKRVSLLSLSLLLLLTGCFGKDELEKEEKVVQEKGKKDEKAIITGEINTGEKYYRSIFPFEPGGARGVIRFGVDNRLDINEFEMGLMRVAQETFSTDKYFFQEGQFLNESTVTNWLKRADEKSNKSKSDFNQKGLNPALGVKINENDPKYTDNLLEANKKNPKYLSYVLEHNYLVQSGDGKVKLGGVVVGLSFNSTYYYDAKDKAGLIYPGQVKLDRNKVKAEAKKMAGEVASRLRSNPKLQDVPIVIALYQEEERDSVTPGNFFGAGVVKKGSNSVSSWEDVNEDYVLFPSSAASKNKRDDYEKFNSFKAKVQQYFPNFIGVIGRGFYKDGNLERMSVEIPVQFRGKAELISFTQFVATSALDELPNVPIEVYINSAVDQPEALIVKDETTQDEPFVHIYRK; this is encoded by the coding sequence ATGATCAAACGGGTTAGCCTTTTATCCTTAAGTCTTTTACTGCTTTTAACTGGCTGTTTTGGTAAAGATGAGCTGGAAAAAGAAGAGAAGGTTGTACAGGAGAAGGGGAAGAAAGACGAAAAGGCAATAATCACTGGAGAAATCAACACAGGGGAAAAATATTACCGAAGCATTTTTCCTTTTGAACCAGGTGGTGCGCGTGGTGTAATTCGTTTTGGGGTCGATAACCGGCTGGATATTAACGAATTTGAAATGGGCTTGATGCGTGTTGCTCAAGAAACGTTCAGTACAGATAAATACTTTTTTCAAGAAGGCCAATTTTTGAATGAATCTACGGTAACCAATTGGCTGAAAAGAGCCGATGAAAAATCGAATAAAAGCAAAAGTGATTTTAATCAAAAAGGATTAAACCCAGCACTCGGTGTGAAAATCAATGAAAATGATCCGAAGTATACCGATAATTTGCTAGAGGCAAATAAGAAAAACCCGAAGTACCTTTCTTATGTTTTAGAGCACAACTATCTTGTTCAGAGTGGAGATGGAAAAGTTAAACTCGGCGGTGTGGTTGTTGGTTTATCTTTTAACTCAACATACTACTATGATGCAAAAGACAAGGCAGGTTTGATTTATCCAGGCCAAGTGAAGCTGGACCGTAATAAGGTTAAGGCTGAAGCGAAAAAAATGGCAGGTGAGGTTGCAAGCCGTCTGCGCTCAAATCCTAAACTGCAAGATGTTCCAATCGTTATTGCTCTTTATCAAGAGGAAGAACGTGATTCCGTAACGCCTGGAAACTTTTTTGGAGCAGGTGTTGTGAAAAAAGGAAGCAACAGTGTTAGTTCATGGGAAGACGTGAATGAAGACTACGTTCTGTTCCCGTCAAGTGCAGCTTCCAAAAATAAACGTGATGATTATGAGAAATTTAATTCGTTTAAAGCGAAAGTTCAGCAATACTTTCCGAACTTTATCGGTGTCATCGGAAGAGGATTCTACAAAGATGGGAATTTAGAGCGAATGTCTGTGGAAATTCCGGTTCAATTCCGCGGCAAAGCAGAACTTATCTCTTTTACCCAATTTGTGGCCACTTCTGCTTTAGACGAGCTGCCGAACGTTCCGATTGAGGTTTATATTAACTCAGCCGTCGATCAGCCAGAGGCTTTGATCGTAAAAGACGAAACGACTCAGGACGAGCCGTTCGTTCATATTTATCGTAAATAA